The window TGGCCGGTACCTGTCGCGCCGCCCGCGGCCGGATGGATGCCGCGCACCACGTGCATTACATCGCCCATATCCGTCGAGCCGGTGCCGTGGTCGCGCGTCTTAATGTTGTCTTCACCCACCAGCGACACCGCATTCTCGCGGTAGAGGTCTGCCAGCGGTGTGTGGTGAATCATGGGGAAGTAGCCGGGAAACGTCTCGATATCCACGGTAGCGCCGGTCGCCAGCGCACCCGCCTTCAGCGCGCGCTGCACTTTCTCATTGGCCTCCAGCATGGCCTCCATGGTCTTGCCGCGCACCTTGCCTTCCATCTGCACGAGGGCGGGGATTACGTTGTTTACTTCGCCGCCGCGTTTGATGATGAAGTGCGCGCGCACCGTGTCCTCGTCGCGGAATGTTTCGCGCTGGTACTGTATCGCTGTAAACGCCAGGGTCGCCGCATTCAACGCATTAATGCCCCTATGCGGCGCACCGGCGGCATGCGCCGCGCGGCCGTGGTACGTCACGTGTTTGGCCACCGTGCCGTTGCTCGTCCCCGTCATGCAGACGATGCCGTCCTCGGCGCTGCTGGTCGTGTGCACCATCATGGCAAAGTCCACGTCATCGAACGCGCCGAGGCGGATGAATTCCGGTTTGCCGCCCAGAAACTCGATTGTGCCCTGGTCGCGGAGCGATTGCCGGAAGCCGACCTCCACGTACTCCTCCGCCGGCACCGCAATGAAGACAAGCCTGCCGCACAGATTCTCAAGCACGCCGGACTGCGTAAAGCCCATGGCAGCGCCCAGCATGGACGCAATCTGGTTGTTGTGGCCGCAGGCGTGGGCGGCGCCGGTGTCGGGATGCGCGTGCGGGTGATCGGGCACCGGCAGCGCGTCCAACTCGCCCATGATAGCCACGGTCGGACCCGGTCGTCCGGTGTCGATCTCGGCCTTTACGCCCGTCACGGCGATGCCCGTCGCGTGGGGAATGTCCAGTTTTGTCAGCCACTCGTCCACCACCCCGGCAGTCTCGAATTCCTTGTATCCCGTTTCCGGATGCCGCAGGATGCGGTCCGCGATGCCCGTAATGGATTCGAATTGACCGTCAATCGTCTCGCTTACGGTCTGCTTGAGTTGCGCCGGGGATATGCCATTCGTTGCGGCCATGTTTCTTCTCCTCGAATAGTCATAGGAAGTACATAGAGGATTGCTACTTGCTTGCGACGTACACACCCCAGAAGCTAATCCGACACTCTCTGTTGCTCCGCCGCATGCCAATTTCCTGGGTGCACGGAGCGGATGGATTCCCGCGTTCGCGGGAATGACGAGTCTCAAGAGCGCATATTTTATTGTACGCTGGCAAGCTCAAGGCTTTCCGCAATTATATACGTGCCGGCGCCATGATGCGCGGGATGGTGGATGAGGCGCGCGGCATGATGCCGACGCGCGGCGGGTCACCGGCGTCCTGAAGTGCTAGGGCCAGCGCGTCCTCGACGGTGACCGCGGGCATCAGGTGGAGCCTGCGGGCCTGCTCCGGCGGTACTCCGCTCGACACAAGATAGGTCTGCGCCTTCAGCATACTGCGGGCAAAGAGAAATGCCTTGTGCGCGCCCATGCGGAAGCCCTCTTGCTCGAACCGAGTCACCACGTCCTGCGGTGATTCTGCTGCGGCCATCCACGCCTCGTAAAGGTCATCGCCTGCGCCTTCGCGGCACTCCGCCGCCAGAATGACGCTGCCGCCGGGACGCACCAATTCGCAGGCATGTGCCAGCGCCTTCTGCGCCTGATAGAGATTGATGTCTTTGGGGTAGCCCCCGGGAGACGCAACAACCACATCCATTGGGTAAGGCACTGCGGTCTCGCAGACATCCTGCACCAGCGGCACCGCCGCCGCCAGCACATCATGCGGATCGCCCGCAAAGACGCGCACTACGTCATTGGCAGCATTGAGCACGACGTTTACCACAAGGTCAATCGAGAGGAAGCCGGTGAGTTCATCGATATCCTCCCGCACCGGGTTGCCGTCGCAGACGCCCAGCCGTGCCGCCGGATCGCTGAGCATCGAGTGGTTTGCAGTAATGGTCTCGCTCCCTGCCAGACCGATGAAGGCGCCCTTACAGCCGCCGGTGTAGCCGACGAACTGGTGGGGGTCGATCATGCCGATGATAATGCGCGTATCCGCCTCGGCAAACGTACGATTGATGGTTACCGGCGTTCCCCGGCTGGTTTCGCCAAGCCGCACAAGCTTCGCCGGATCATCGAACACGTGGGAGACCACATGGTAGCGTTGCGCTACGTCGGTGCCAACCAGTCCGGGGAATTCGTCGGGGGATGCGGCACGATGGTTGCCGGTGCCGACGATTATCGATATCTCTTCTCCCTTGACACCTTTTGCGTGAAGTTCAGCCAGCAGGGGCGGCAGAATGAGATGGTTCGGCACCGGTCGCGTGGCATCGCTGATGGCGATTGCCGTCTTGCCCGGCTGCTGCAGCAGTCCCCCGGCCAATGCCTCGCCCAGGGCCCGCTCCACTTCAGCCGCGGGTTCCGGCACACCTGCTACCGAGCGCGGCTCGATTACCGTCACATCTGCCGCGTCGGGCAAGGAAAAGGTAAGGGCGTCCGCGCCGTACTTTATCGAGTAGTCAGTTAGTGTCACGCAGGACAAACCTCGCAAGTCTCGCACGGCCGCATCGCTCTCGGGAAGCTCCTACCAAATTTGCACCGGGGATGGGCCGAGCCAGGCATCCTCTCTCCCGTAGAGAACATTGGAAATCTCTTCAAAACAGACGGATTTGGGCCTGAACGGCATCCATTTCCCCTCACCCCGCCCTCTCCTCTGGAGACCTTTGCATAACCCCACCTTCAGGCAGGGGCACTCCCTCTCCCTGGGAGTGTATAGACCGGGTACATGGGTTACAGTTGTTCGGGGACATGGGTAACACCATAGAACGAGGGGGTTTTCGTAGTATGCGATGTCCTTGCCTTGAAAGTTAGATCCACTCAATATCCTTATGCACACAGTTTGTTTCTCTGGCACAAGCTGACAGGCTGAAAGTAAGTGCACTGTGTCGCCAGTCTCGTTTCAATCCCGGACCAACCCAAAGTTCTCGTAGGTGTCAATCAGTAAAATGTGTAACCCATGTCCCCGAACAACTGTAACCCATGTCCCCGGTCTGTACAGGGGAGAGGGTTGGGGTGTGGGGGTCTCTTGGCTGCAAGGGACTCATAAAGTGTGTGGTGTCAAGATGTATCACTTAGAAATAGGCATGCATTTGTAGCGAATGCAGGAGATTCACCCTCACCCCCGTATCGAGTACGGGGCAGGCTCTAGCCCTCTCCCGTCGAGGGAGAGGGAACTCTCTCGCTGCCGCTAGGGTTACGCAACGGTCTCCCCTGGGAGAGGGGGTTTACTCGCCGGTAGGCTTGGGTTGTGCAAAGAATTCCCCAGTTAGAATGGGGTTACGTGCCTGCCGGCTTGGGTTTCACAAGGGTCTCCACGGGAGAGGCACAGGGTGAGGGCACGTCCTTTAGATCCTCCACACTCACACTGACTC of the Chloroflexota bacterium genome contains:
- a CDS encoding amidohydrolase is translated as MAATNGISPAQLKQTVSETIDGQFESITGIADRILRHPETGYKEFETAGVVDEWLTKLDIPHATGIAVTGVKAEIDTGRPGPTVAIMGELDALPVPDHPHAHPDTGAAHACGHNNQIASMLGAAMGFTQSGVLENLCGRLVFIAVPAEEYVEVGFRQSLRDQGTIEFLGGKPEFIRLGAFDDVDFAMMVHTTSSAEDGIVCMTGTSNGTVAKHVTYHGRAAHAAGAPHRGINALNAATLAFTAIQYQRETFRDEDTVRAHFIIKRGGEVNNVIPALVQMEGKVRGKTMEAMLEANEKVQRALKAGALATGATVDIETFPGYFPMIHHTPLADLYRENAVSLVGEDNIKTRDHGTGSTDMGDVMHVVRGIHPAAGGATGTGHGNDFLLADANHAIINPAKLMAQTAVDLLANGAETAHRVMEETKPPLSKEEYLTQLRSLAQTEEYNGAEQ
- the larA gene encoding nickel-dependent lactate racemase, which gives rise to MTLTDYSIKYGADALTFSLPDAADVTVIEPRSVAGVPEPAAEVERALGEALAGGLLQQPGKTAIAISDATRPVPNHLILPPLLAELHAKGVKGEEISIIVGTGNHRAASPDEFPGLVGTDVAQRYHVVSHVFDDPAKLVRLGETSRGTPVTINRTFAEADTRIIIGMIDPHQFVGYTGGCKGAFIGLAGSETITANHSMLSDPAARLGVCDGNPVREDIDELTGFLSIDLVVNVVLNAANDVVRVFAGDPHDVLAAAVPLVQDVCETAVPYPMDVVVASPGGYPKDINLYQAQKALAHACELVRPGGSVILAAECREGAGDDLYEAWMAAAESPQDVVTRFEQEGFRMGAHKAFLFARSMLKAQTYLVSSGVPPEQARRLHLMPAVTVEDALALALQDAGDPPRVGIMPRASSTIPRIMAPARI